Proteins encoded within one genomic window of Vicinamibacterales bacterium:
- a CDS encoding homoserine dehydrogenase encodes MTTTVLDQAAGGAASIVEPGCGPAACRIGLLGLGNVGSAFARLTRSAGAALATRGFAPSVSVALVRSLGRPRPAAAFTNRITATAEDFFAEPVDVVVEALGGVEPAFSLVRHALDRGIPVITANKSLIAAHGEALSQVARRRGTALRFEASCIAGVPFLGMFERRPLGSAASGITAILNGTSNAILTAMAGGTPFAAALADAQRLGLAEPDPTMDISGADAAEKLTILLRLFGRLLVSPGSIPTAGIGAVEAGDIAAAAAFGGAIRPVSYASWHGDRVHAFVGPAFLGGSHALSRVSGVTNGIEIRSDAGSQAYIGPGAGPDVTAATLLDDVAEVVTERRVRTPSAASAVAARSVARPESAWFVRLDGPSRHADVGDLLGSYGIWCRGLARHGDRTFALTCTAGASRVAAALDALQAALGVTAAAFPALIEDHAPPAAGRAERGAAC; translated from the coding sequence GTGACTACGACCGTGCTCGACCAGGCGGCCGGCGGGGCTGCCTCAATCGTTGAACCCGGCTGCGGCCCGGCCGCGTGCCGCATCGGCCTGCTCGGCCTCGGCAACGTCGGTTCCGCGTTCGCGCGCCTGACGCGCAGCGCCGGCGCCGCGCTCGCAACCCGCGGCTTCGCGCCGTCGGTCTCCGTCGCGCTCGTGCGCAGCCTCGGCCGGCCGCGGCCGGCCGCGGCGTTCACCAACCGCATCACCGCAACGGCCGAGGACTTCTTCGCCGAGCCGGTGGACGTCGTCGTCGAAGCGCTCGGCGGCGTCGAACCCGCCTTCTCGCTGGTACGGCATGCGCTCGATCGCGGCATCCCGGTGATCACCGCCAACAAGTCGCTGATCGCCGCGCACGGCGAAGCGCTGTCGCAGGTCGCGCGGCGCCGGGGCACGGCGCTGCGGTTCGAGGCGAGCTGCATCGCCGGCGTGCCGTTTCTCGGCATGTTCGAGCGGCGTCCGCTCGGATCGGCGGCATCGGGGATCACCGCGATCCTCAACGGCACCTCGAACGCGATCCTCACCGCGATGGCCGGCGGCACGCCGTTCGCCGCGGCGCTGGCCGACGCGCAGCGGCTCGGTCTCGCCGAGCCGGACCCGACGATGGACATCAGCGGCGCGGATGCGGCGGAGAAGCTGACCATCCTGCTGCGCCTCTTCGGCCGGCTCCTGGTCTCGCCGGGGTCGATCCCGACGGCAGGCATCGGCGCGGTCGAAGCCGGCGACATCGCCGCGGCCGCGGCGTTCGGCGGCGCGATCCGGCCGGTGTCGTATGCGTCGTGGCACGGCGATCGGGTGCACGCATTCGTCGGGCCCGCGTTCCTCGGCGGCAGCCATGCGCTGTCGCGCGTCTCCGGCGTCACCAACGGGATCGAGATCCGGTCGGACGCCGGCTCGCAGGCGTACATCGGACCGGGCGCCGGTCCCGACGTCACCGCCGCCACGCTGCTGGACGACGTGGCGGAGGTGGTGACGGAGCGCCGCGTGCGCACGCCGTCGGCGGCGTCCGCGGTCGCGGCGCGGAGCGTCGCGCGTCCGGAGTCGGCGTGGTTCGTGCGTCTCGACGGACCGTCGCGCCACGCGGACGTCGGGGACCTGCTGGGTTCGTACGGCATCTGGTGCCGCGGGCTCGCGCGTCACGGCGATCGCACCTTCGCACTCACCTGCACCGCGGGGGCGTCGCGCGTCGCGGCGGCGCTCGACGCGCTGCAGGCGGCGCTCGGCGTGACCGCCGCAGCATTCCCCGCCTTGATCGAGGACCACGCGCCGCCGGCCGCCGGCCGCGCCGAGAGAGGCGCCGCATGCTGA
- the asd gene encoding aspartate-semialdehyde dehydrogenase, translating to MSTTPRIDVGVLGATGVVGQHFINLLKDHPWFRLTWVAASERSAGKRYGDMPWRLASPPSADAADLTIAPLEAVSEAPELLFSALDASVAGDAEIAFARSGRLVVSNARNHRMDPLVPLLIPEVNPDHVGLLEPQRTARGWSGGIVTNPNCSTIVIAMVLGAVRQFEPKRVTVTTLQALSGAGYPGVASLDALGNVIPYIGGGEEEKIETETLKILGRFNRSAIEPAGFTVSATTTRVPVPDGHTAVMSIELAARPSLEELAAALEQFTAEPQERRLPTAPEQAIILHTAQDRPQPRLDVATGRGMPVHVGRVRPCPILGYKLVAMGHNVVRGAAGAALLNAELLVARGLGPRLASAPAGRTGYATAEVGTA from the coding sequence ATGAGTACAACCCCAAGAATCGACGTCGGCGTCCTGGGCGCGACCGGCGTGGTCGGTCAGCATTTCATCAACCTGCTGAAGGACCATCCGTGGTTCCGTCTCACGTGGGTCGCGGCGAGCGAGCGGTCCGCCGGCAAGCGGTATGGGGACATGCCGTGGCGGCTCGCGTCGCCGCCGTCCGCCGATGCCGCCGATCTCACCATCGCGCCGCTCGAGGCCGTATCGGAGGCGCCGGAGCTGCTGTTTTCCGCACTGGACGCGTCGGTCGCCGGAGACGCGGAGATCGCGTTCGCGCGGAGCGGGCGGCTGGTCGTCAGCAACGCGCGCAATCACCGGATGGATCCGCTCGTGCCCCTGTTGATCCCCGAGGTGAATCCGGATCACGTCGGGCTGCTGGAGCCGCAGCGGACGGCGCGCGGCTGGAGCGGCGGCATCGTCACCAACCCGAACTGCTCCACTATCGTCATCGCGATGGTGCTCGGCGCGGTGCGACAGTTCGAGCCGAAACGCGTGACGGTGACCACGCTGCAGGCGCTGTCGGGCGCGGGCTATCCGGGCGTCGCCTCGCTCGACGCGCTCGGCAACGTCATCCCCTACATCGGCGGCGGCGAGGAAGAAAAGATCGAGACGGAGACCCTCAAGATCCTGGGACGCTTCAATCGCAGCGCCATTGAACCCGCCGGCTTCACGGTCAGCGCCACGACGACGAGAGTGCCGGTGCCGGATGGACATACCGCGGTGATGTCGATCGAGCTGGCGGCGCGGCCATCCCTCGAGGAACTTGCGGCCGCGCTCGAACAGTTCACGGCCGAACCGCAGGAGCGGCGCCTCCCGACCGCGCCGGAGCAGGCGATCATCCTGCACACCGCGCAGGATCGTCCGCAGCCGCGGCTCGACGTGGCGACCGGACGCGGCATGCCGGTGCACGTGGGGCGCGTGCGTCCATGCCCGATCCTCGGCTACAAGCTCGTCGCCATGGGACACAACGTCGTCCGCGGCGCCGCCGGGGCGGCGCTGCTCAATGCCGAACTGCTGGTGGCCCGCGGCCTGGGCCCGAGACTTGCGTCTGCTCCCGCCGGGAGGACCGGCTATGCGACGGCAGAGGTGGGAACGGCGTGA
- a CDS encoding sigma factor: MFPATRPSVVRDLASVDPAARAAAFEALARSYWQPVYAYIRLRWRRRPEDAQDLTQEFFARAFERDYLARYDPRIARFRTFVRTCLDGFLANQDKSAARLKRGGGWTIAAVDFQRFDADLAAHARSDDPDPERWFHREWVRGLFARAVERLRVQCTEKNHPDAFVLFTRYDVDPDDRGPRPTYAALGREIGRSVTDVTNELAWARRAFREIVLDLLRAICASDEEFRAEARDLLGVDPPAAP, encoded by the coding sequence GTGTTCCCCGCCACCCGGCCGTCCGTCGTCCGCGATCTGGCCAGCGTCGACCCTGCCGCGCGCGCGGCGGCCTTCGAGGCGCTGGCGCGGAGCTACTGGCAGCCGGTCTACGCCTACATCCGGCTGCGCTGGCGCCGCCGTCCGGAAGACGCGCAGGATCTGACCCAGGAATTCTTCGCGCGCGCGTTCGAGCGCGACTATCTCGCCCGGTACGATCCGCGGATCGCGCGCTTCCGCACGTTCGTGCGCACGTGCCTCGACGGCTTCCTCGCCAACCAGGACAAGTCGGCGGCGCGCCTCAAGCGCGGCGGCGGGTGGACGATCGCGGCGGTCGATTTCCAGCGTTTCGACGCCGACCTCGCCGCCCACGCGCGCAGCGACGATCCGGATCCCGAGCGCTGGTTCCATCGCGAGTGGGTGCGCGGCCTGTTCGCGCGCGCGGTGGAGCGGCTGCGCGTGCAGTGCACGGAGAAGAACCATCCGGACGCCTTCGTGCTGTTCACGCGCTACGACGTCGACCCGGACGATCGCGGGCCGCGGCCGACCTACGCCGCGCTGGGGCGCGAGATCGGACGCTCGGTGACGGACGTCACCAACGAGCTCGCCTGGGCGCGCCGCGCGTTCCGCGAGATCGTCCTCGATCTGCTGCGCGCGATCTGCGCCAGCGACGAGGAGTTCCGCGCCGAGGCGCGCGACCTGCTGGGCGTGGACCCGCCCGCGGCGCCATGA
- a CDS encoding LysE family translocator, whose product MALNLWAFTAITVPLVATPGASTAVVLRNAVAGGTRAGLATAIGANAGSVCYGLLTAFGVSVVLQRWPMVWVALRIGGTAYLAYLGIRSLRGARTGTAPAALSAPSAPPVAAPPLARSASEGFITNVLNPSIATFYLAILPDFIPRGAPFAASALTLTAIHVALAITWHSTWAAAGGTLAAMLTRPRPRRTLDAISGIALLALALKLAL is encoded by the coding sequence GTGGCACTGAACCTCTGGGCGTTCACGGCGATTACCGTGCCGCTGGTCGCGACGCCCGGCGCCTCGACCGCGGTGGTGCTGCGCAACGCCGTCGCCGGCGGGACGCGTGCGGGGCTCGCGACGGCGATCGGCGCCAACGCGGGGTCGGTGTGCTACGGACTGCTGACGGCGTTCGGGGTGTCGGTCGTGCTGCAGCGATGGCCCATGGTCTGGGTCGCGCTGCGGATCGGCGGGACGGCATACCTCGCGTACCTCGGGATCCGGTCGCTGCGCGGCGCGCGGACCGGCACGGCGCCGGCTGCGCTCTCCGCGCCCTCCGCGCCGCCGGTCGCGGCGCCGCCGCTGGCCCGCAGCGCGAGCGAAGGATTCATCACCAACGTCCTGAATCCCTCGATCGCCACGTTCTATCTGGCGATCCTGCCCGACTTCATTCCGCGCGGCGCGCCGTTCGCGGCGAGCGCGCTGACCCTGACCGCGATTCACGTGGCGCTCGCGATCACCTGGCACAGCACGTGGGCGGCGGCCGGCGGCACCCTCGCGGCGATGCTGACACGGCCGCGGCCGCGGCGCACGCTCGACGCGATCAGCGGGATTGCGCTGCTGGCGCTGGCGCTGAAGCTGGCGCTCTGA
- a CDS encoding serine/threonine-protein kinase — MSAFITDAAVARLRALDDRPDFSGTRYDLLEPIGRGGMGLVFRGRDRELDRDVAIKVTAWSTAADAERLHAEARVLARLEHPGIVPVHDVGRLPDGRVFTVMMLVNGERLDARAAALPLLDRLRLFDRICETVAFAHARGLVHRDLKPANIMVGAHGQVLVLDWGLARGERDSGGAGGGTEGYMAPEQATAAADGRSDVYALGAILRDLAAAAGERVPRPLASIVSRATADRPEERYDGPAALAADVRRFMDGAAVGAHRESPLEWTARQLRVYRTPLALIAAYLAMRALLLFWAR; from the coding sequence ATGAGCGCCTTCATCACCGACGCCGCCGTCGCCCGGCTGCGCGCGCTCGACGACCGGCCGGATTTCAGCGGCACGCGCTACGACCTGCTCGAGCCGATCGGACGCGGCGGGATGGGCCTCGTCTTCCGCGGCCGCGATCGCGAGCTGGATCGGGACGTCGCCATCAAGGTCACCGCATGGTCCACGGCGGCGGACGCCGAGCGCCTCCACGCCGAGGCGCGGGTCCTCGCGCGCCTCGAGCACCCCGGAATCGTTCCGGTCCACGACGTCGGACGGCTGCCCGACGGCCGCGTCTTCACGGTGATGATGCTGGTCAACGGCGAGCGCCTCGACGCGCGGGCCGCGGCGCTGCCGCTCCTCGATCGACTGCGGCTCTTCGACCGCATCTGCGAGACCGTCGCCTTCGCGCACGCCCGCGGCCTCGTGCACCGCGATCTCAAGCCCGCCAACATCATGGTCGGCGCCCACGGCCAGGTGCTCGTGCTCGACTGGGGTCTGGCGCGCGGCGAGCGCGACAGCGGCGGCGCCGGCGGCGGGACGGAAGGTTACATGGCACCCGAGCAGGCGACCGCGGCGGCCGATGGGCGGTCCGACGTCTACGCGCTCGGCGCGATCCTGCGGGATCTCGCCGCGGCGGCCGGCGAGCGGGTGCCGCGGCCCCTCGCTTCCATCGTGAGCCGCGCGACCGCCGACCGCCCGGAGGAGCGCTACGACGGCCCGGCCGCGCTCGCCGCCGACGTGCGCCGCTTCATGGACGGCGCCGCGGTGGGCGCACACCGCGAGTCGCCGCTCGAATGGACCGCGCGTCAGCTGCGCGTCTATCGCACCCCCCTGGCGTTAATCGCGGCGTACCTCGCCATGCGGGCGCTGCTGCTGTTCTGGGCGCGCTAA
- a CDS encoding PLP-dependent aspartate aminotransferase family protein has product MEFATKTIHAAQPSEPETGSLIAPIFQTSTYEQDEPGVNRGFDYSRTNNPTRARLEAVLAELEGVKYCATFGSGLAAENAILQAYLKPGDEIVIPLDVYGGTYRILNKVFQPNGCVIRQIDLSQPGALEAALTPKTRLVWIESPTNPRLLIYDIAAIAQAAHAAGALLVVDNTFASPLFQQPFQLGADLVVHSVTKYLAGHSDVIQGAVLAKDAAVFEPVKFLQNATGAVPSPFDCWLTLRGLKTLELRMQRHADNAAAIAAALKDHPLVRRVYFPGLPEHPGHEIAKRQMTGFGGMVSFELDGSVEEVVSFVSSRRFFALGESLGGVKALVCHPARMTHASIPAEERARLGLSDTLIRLSTGCEHQRDLVADLLEGLDAIEQARAAAVTVDTVAV; this is encoded by the coding sequence ATGGAATTCGCCACCAAGACGATCCACGCCGCGCAGCCGTCGGAGCCTGAGACCGGTTCGCTGATCGCGCCGATCTTCCAGACGTCCACCTACGAGCAGGACGAGCCCGGGGTGAACCGCGGCTTCGACTACTCGCGCACCAACAACCCGACGCGGGCGCGGCTCGAGGCGGTGCTGGCGGAGCTCGAAGGGGTGAAGTACTGCGCGACGTTCGGATCGGGGCTCGCCGCCGAGAACGCGATTCTCCAGGCCTATCTGAAACCGGGCGACGAGATCGTCATCCCGCTCGACGTCTATGGCGGCACCTACCGGATCCTGAACAAGGTGTTCCAGCCGAACGGCTGTGTCATCCGCCAGATCGATCTCAGCCAGCCCGGCGCGCTCGAGGCGGCGCTGACGCCGAAGACCCGGCTGGTATGGATCGAGTCGCCGACCAATCCGCGGCTCCTGATCTACGACATCGCCGCGATCGCGCAGGCCGCGCATGCCGCCGGCGCGCTGCTCGTGGTCGACAACACCTTCGCGTCGCCGCTGTTCCAGCAGCCGTTCCAGCTCGGCGCCGATCTCGTCGTGCACAGCGTGACGAAGTACCTCGCCGGCCACTCCGATGTGATCCAGGGCGCGGTGCTGGCGAAGGACGCCGCGGTGTTCGAACCGGTGAAGTTCCTGCAGAACGCGACCGGCGCCGTTCCGTCGCCGTTCGACTGCTGGCTCACGCTGCGGGGCCTCAAGACGCTGGAGCTGCGCATGCAACGGCACGCCGACAACGCCGCGGCGATCGCCGCGGCGCTGAAGGATCATCCGCTCGTGCGCCGCGTCTACTTCCCCGGCCTGCCCGAGCATCCCGGCCACGAGATCGCCAAGCGTCAGATGACCGGCTTTGGCGGGATGGTCTCGTTCGAGCTCGACGGCAGCGTCGAGGAGGTCGTCTCGTTCGTGTCGTCGCGCCGCTTCTTCGCGCTCGGTGAGAGCCTCGGCGGCGTCAAGGCGCTGGTCTGTCATCCGGCGCGCATGACGCACGCGTCGATTCCGGCGGAGGAACGGGCCAGGCTCGGACTGTCGGACACGCTGATCCGACTCTCGACCGGGTGCGAGCATCAGCGTGACCTGGTCGCCGATCTCCTCGAAGGGCTCGACGCCATCGAACAGGCGCGCGCCGCGGCAGTGACGGTGGATACTGTAGCTGTATGA
- a CDS encoding MBL fold metallo-hydrolase produces the protein MALYPVSDHCDGRRFFNPHRSARPLKDVITWMRTRERTAWPSRVALSPHPAPPSRVAPGEVAVTFIGHSTFLIRTASTVVITDPVFTSHAGPLGRLGPPRVRPPAIAPRDLPAVDLVLVSHNHYDHLQPASLRPFRESASFVAPLGVGRHLPGVPPGRTAELDWWQTTRAGAAEITCVPAQHFSARTPWDRDSTLWCGFVVRVDGAAIYFAGDSGYSPQFAEIGERCPGIDVALIPIGAYEPRWFMSPVHMNPEEAVRAHLDVGPRRSIGMHFGTFQLTDEAIDEPLRALDRARARHGVTPEAFRTLDFGETAVFAAGPPGRL, from the coding sequence GTGGCACTCTACCCGGTCAGCGATCACTGTGACGGACGGCGCTTCTTCAATCCCCATCGCTCGGCGCGGCCGCTGAAGGACGTGATCACGTGGATGCGCACGCGCGAGCGCACGGCGTGGCCCTCCCGCGTGGCGCTCTCGCCGCACCCCGCGCCGCCGTCGCGCGTCGCTCCCGGCGAGGTCGCGGTCACCTTCATCGGCCACTCGACGTTCCTGATTCGTACCGCGTCGACGGTCGTCATCACCGATCCGGTGTTCACCTCGCATGCCGGACCGCTCGGGCGGCTGGGGCCGCCGCGGGTGCGTCCGCCGGCGATCGCGCCGCGGGATCTGCCGGCGGTGGACCTGGTTCTGGTCAGCCACAACCACTACGATCATCTGCAGCCGGCGTCGCTGCGCCCGTTCCGCGAATCCGCATCGTTCGTCGCGCCGCTCGGCGTCGGCCGCCATCTCCCGGGCGTGCCGCCGGGACGGACCGCCGAGCTCGACTGGTGGCAGACGACGCGCGCCGGTGCGGCCGAGATCACCTGCGTGCCGGCGCAGCACTTCTCGGCGCGCACGCCGTGGGACCGCGACAGCACGCTGTGGTGCGGCTTCGTGGTCAGGGTCGACGGCGCGGCGATCTATTTCGCCGGCGACTCGGGCTACTCGCCGCAGTTCGCGGAGATCGGCGAGCGCTGCCCCGGCATCGACGTGGCGCTGATCCCGATTGGCGCCTACGAGCCGCGCTGGTTCATGTCGCCGGTCCACATGAACCCGGAGGAAGCGGTCCGCGCGCACCTCGACGTCGGGCCGCGCCGCAGCATCGGCATGCACTTCGGCACCTTTCAGCTGACCGACGAGGCCATCGACGAGCCGCTGCGCGCGCTGGATCGGGCGCGCGCCCGGCACGGCGTCACGCCGGAGGCATTCCGCACGCTCGACTTCGGCGAAACGGCGGTGTTCGCTGCCGGTCCGCCCGGGCGCCTTTAG